One Marinitoga hydrogenitolerans DSM 16785 genomic window carries:
- the cas4 gene encoding CRISPR-associated protein Cas4: MVTGIEFYYYFVCKRKLWFFTHGISMEDENEDVKIGKLIEENYYKNSQKNIMINEEINIDYIKKKNVLHEIKKSQSLEEASIWQLKYYIYYLNKRGVNIKYGIIDYPKIKKRIKIEYNLEDEKIIEKVLIDINNIKESRNLPKKIDNKICKKCAYYEFCYI; encoded by the coding sequence ATGGTTACGGGAATAGAATTTTATTATTATTTCGTTTGCAAACGAAAACTGTGGTTTTTTACACATGGGATATCAATGGAAGATGAAAATGAAGATGTAAAAATAGGAAAATTAATAGAAGAGAATTATTATAAGAATTCTCAAAAAAATATTATGATAAATGAAGAAATAAATATAGATTATATTAAGAAAAAAAATGTTCTTCATGAAATAAAAAAATCTCAATCTTTAGAAGAAGCAAGTATATGGCAATTAAAATATTATATATATTATTTGAACAAACGTGGAGTTAATATAAAATATGGAATAATTGACTATCCAAAAATAAAAAAAAGAATAAAAATTGAATATAATTTAGAAGATGAAAAAATAATAGAAAAAGTGTTAATAGACATTAATAATATAAAAGAAAGTAGAAATCTCCCTAAAAAAATAGACAATAAAATTTGTAAAAAATGTGCATATTACGAATTTTGTTATATTTAA